Part of the Bacteroides sp. MSB163 genome is shown below.
GCGACCTATATAAACCAAAAAAGAAACACTCGATTGCTTTACGGTAATTTTTAGTTTCTTTTTAGTTACTTTTATGGCATAGTGCAACATATTGATTTGCAGTATTTTATAGAGGTCATCTACGACAAATTTCCGAACATCTAC
Proteins encoded:
- a CDS encoding four-helix bundle copper-binding protein, whose translation is MCRRCSEICRRCSEICRR